The Parambassis ranga chromosome 13, fParRan2.1, whole genome shotgun sequence genome contains the following window.
CAGAGTAGTGTCATAACACTAAATAAAGACCAATGTTGACTGGTCAAATaattggcaaaaataaaaaagcagttcTGTTTATGAAACTAAAAATCTATACAAACATCCTACGTGgtaattttgtttcttttttgtatgAAAAACATAAGAGTAGTTGTTTAATGTGCTGCTTACTCCTATTCTGAAGGCGTAACTTCTTATGTTAATGTTTCTTATTATCGACCAATCACAACGCAGGTCACATGCAAAATAACGCAGAGACAGCGCATCgcggcctctgattggctgatacaGCCGTCTCAACACAGAGAGAAGCCGAACTACCCACCCTATCCGCAGTACAACAGTCGGAGCTAAATAATATCAAACTCCCGGTCCAAATACAGTTTTCAGCGACCAGTCAACAGTTCACtctgaaaaatgaaacaagTGGGAGCGAGGTGCGATCTTGTCAAGCATCCCAACTGACGGGTTTCAAACAGTAATCCAAAGGAAAAAGAACAAAGACCGTAAACAAGCACACAGCATGGACACACGGTCCCCCTGTCACAAGACAATAACAACCGCCGACAATCAACTTATAAACAGATATGAAGTAAAATCTCACCACGTCTTCATATGTTCTCGGGTGCTCGTTTCCCAACCAGTCCAATCTCCTCGGTAAGAGCTGTGAAAACAAGAGTTTGGTAAAGCCCAGAACCACAGAAACACCGGCAGGTACACGCTGAGCTAGTAAAAAACGAGTGATGTCAAACGAGTGAGACGTCCGGGGGTATTAAAAAGTCCACAGAGTGAAACAAGTTTATACCCAAACTGAACCGAGACCGAGGGATAGCAGCTAGTTAGCAGTTAACAAGCAAGCAGAGACAGCGAGGATACACACCTGATATTCCTCCAATTCGCTCGCCAGGACCTGTCGAAGATTCAAACGGCGATTCAGATTAGGATGTCTCTATTAAACTCTATTATCAAGTAGCTAGTCAACTATTTTCAAATACAACAAACTGTGGCAGTAAAGCACGCCAGCTCAGCTCACCTCAGCCGCTCTCCGACATGGACCCGTTGTTAGAAAACGAGAAATCAAATAATAAAGCTCTGAAATTGAAGAGCGAACACGGTAACAGTTAGGAAAAGCAGTTGGGATATCAATTAGCACGAGCTATATCGCTGTAAATTAAGCTATCAATTGGGTTTACTTCTGCGGCTTACCCGACTCAAGGAGCGAAATGTTCCGATTTTTGGCCATTGAATCGGCCGTGATTTGGAGAGGTGAAACAAATTTTACGCTAACTTTATGGCTACAGAGAATaggatatatttatttaatttcagtTACACAGCTCTGACCCCCTCCACGGTTGCTCCCGCTTTCTATTCAGCCTGTTTGCAGTCGCCATTGGAAGGATGAGGCCTCAGCGATACGACTTACTTCCGCCAGAGCGGAGGAACACAGGAAAAAGGGGGTGGGGAGGAGCACTTTCTCAACAAAAGACTAAACTATACGTTAGCTTAAGAGCTAACAAAATGTATATTATTTGAGCATAATATGGAGTACAAATACAATTCCCAAAACGGCGTTAACAATAATCACcgaattattaaattaaaaaatacctACAATGCAGTATTAAACCGCCCGCCCCCTTTCTTTCTGACCAAGGTCGTGAGTTCGGCACATGACGTCATTTAAATGGTAGCTAGTTTTTCTTTATCAAGGTCTTGAAAAAtaattttgtgtcttttttattaTGGTAAAATTATCAAACGGGACTTTTGATACTATTGTGTTGCAAAACTAGACTAATTGACAacatatattatacatatatacgtGTTTACATTGGCCTCATATTTACAGTCAGTATAAACAAAACAGCCTATGTACCAGAAATGTCTAGCTTTTAAGAGGGAAACAAATGTGAAATTGCTTGCACATTTGTTAGGGAATATAGTATAAGACAATATTGTATAGACAATATCAACTAGTCCCcacattattatataatattttggACTGTTTTGTAAAGAAGCCCTGTAATCTTGTCTTGATTATCCTTTTAAACTGTGCTTGCATGATgaatttatttttctaaaagtTGCATTAGAATAAAAAAGACTGTTACATTTGTTTGGTCCAATTAGCCACACAACAAAGCTTAAGGAGACTATGAGTTAAAAACCCTTATACTTCAAGTACCTTTCATATTATAATAAAAAGTAATGTACCTCTAACAATTACATAACATATATGAAAAGTCACTATGTGAACAATTTAAAACTAAAGTGAATTAAAGTAATATCTTTGACAttataatatttgcaattattattgatggtttccgggaatgtcctgaatgagctgaatcttttgatgtttgaatggtttgaatcggcccatgcattctgaagatatgctgagccaaaaaacgtacggaatattaataataataataataataacaattttTAGtttgggcaaccaaactaaaaaACACCACCTAGACTACAAGGAGATCCATTTCATTTTCAACATTTCTCGGGCCACAAGACTGGATAGAAgacaaaatattacaaaatgGATAGAAATCCATTCTGATAATTAGTAAGTATTactattgtatatttttttgggggggggggggcagtgatgCAGTCTGCTGTCTCATCACTTGTTCAAGAGACTTGCGGTCCGCAGCAGAGCAGTTGCTGTACCACGCGGTGATGAGGTCAGTCAGAGCACTCTTAATGTTGCACCTGCACACAAGGCAGAAAATGTCTTGTGCACTTTCTTTACAATTACAGCAGTGTGAGTGGTCCAAAGAGAGGTCCTGACTCATGTGCAAACCAAGGCATTTGCACTGAGAACACAGGCCTGAGGGGCACCTGTGCTCAGGGTCAGGGAGAAGCTGCCCCTCCTCATCACCTTGGGTGTGTCTGTCAGAAAGCTTAGAATCAAGACAGATGGGTATTGTCCCATCGTGATCTTGAGCTTTTGAATGAGCTTCATATGGTGTTAAAACTGTAATCAACAAGCACCATTCTCTGCATGTATCTCTATATGTATCCTTCTGATCCAGGAGGTAAAAGGCAGCGTGTGGTTGGTTGTTGGTTGTGCTTGTGGTGGTGGGGTTTCTTGGAAATTGTGGTTTCATCTTAATATATCATTAGATAGCGTTTCTTAGTAAAAAAGTGCATTTAAAGCTGCAATAAATATTCCTGTTTTCGTATTATTTGCATATCCAGTCCTTTTTTTGGTATGTGCAGCCAAAATACAGTCTAATAGGCAACAGGCAGGATTGAAACCTCGATTGCCCAAATGGCCAAAGGAGACAGCTGATTTAAAGCCCAAAAGCAAAGCATCAACTGATGAAAAACGTTTGATGCAAGTGGCTGAGGACAATGTCTAATCCAAGTCTTTACTCTTTTGACTAGTATGACTGTAAGTCTGTTATACATCTAATTTTTACTGAAACACATCTGACATCACTCCTTTTATGTCAATTATCATTTGCATCTGCAGAATGGTATAGCACACATAATCAACAAGAAACAAACACTTAAAAGAATTTACTTTTATTTGGCTTTTTATACCAAATATAACTGCTTTTCAAAATGAAGAAAACTGTACATTGGTAGAGAAATCCCAAAAATCATACAGAAATCGTAAAAAGTATGACTAACCGTAACGTTTTTTTTGAGCAAACGCGAGAACATGGATCAACTTAAGTGTTCTCAAATGTACCATGAAATAAAAATCAACCCAGCCACGTCCTGTGAGAACGATGGAAGTTGAGCTTTACTGGGCATAGAACATAACTCCCATTCAACTCATCCTATTTAGATTAACTACCAATCACAGTATTATGATGCATTTTTAAAACAGTAcaggttacaaaaaaaaatccctcaaGATGCCTCGCCATGCAGAAAAACTACGTCCTACAGACAAAAagaccacaacaacacaacgaCAGAGGCTTTATCCTTACAGACACCATGAAAGCAAAAGCAAATTTGTagtattttataaaaaaaatgcaatcacATACCtaaaaatgttgctgtgttaagAAAATAGAAGATAAAAATATTCTCTGCATTTTACAACAAAGGAGGTACAGGGAGCACTGGCAAGTGAGTTTTATGGCATCACTACTACTCTGCTTCTTTATCCTCCTCTGTAGTCttgtcctcctctttctctggcTCATCTGCTGCCGGTGCCTGGTGGATGGAGGAAAATGGTTTAGATATTGTGCTTTGTTTCTACTTTAATGTTGCATCCATGAATAGACAAAACTTTTGTAATacctcttcaggtttggcctCTCCGTTTTCTGCAGGAAcctcttctttctctgcttgaggttcttcttttttctcctcttcctttgcTTTTGCTGCCTCTTTCACCTTTTTGTTCTTAGGAGTTGCCTATTTCAACAAGACATCATGAGCACAAGGGCACAGAGTAATGTTAGCAAAAACAGTCAATAGCAACAAAAAGGTGCATTTTAAGAGCACATGATTCTCTTTTTACCTTCGCCttttctggttctggttctggttttggctgtgttgtttctttctgttaataaaaacaaaatgcaatcATGCACACACTTATGTGCCATATTACATCTATCATGCATAATAAAATAATAGATAatagtaaaaaaatattttttttttacttacttcTGACAACCTTAGAGACTTTCTCCTTGGCTAAAAACAGAACGCAAATTAAGGGTTAGCAAAGTTCAGAGGAAGAAAATACTTGTTTCCCCTGTAAAACTCAGAATAAAGCAAATGAGTACAAAGGGGAAGTAATGCATGTCTCTACATGTGTTGTAAAATACCACAACAATACTGTATATTGTGTTGGTCCCACACTAAGGCTTTATCAAAAAGTCTACCTTTGTATGAGCAGAAAACCATGGTTGCACATTTAAATTAGTAATTGCCAGTCAAAtcaaattagaaaaaaaacacaacaggaaatAAATAATTGTTGGTAAAACATTTAGAAAAATATGACTGAAACCTAAGTCTCATCATGGCACACTTAATCAAAAGCACAATGAAGATTCTAAGGGGCATTTAAGGGTTCATGCtgcataaaatgagttttacaCTGGCTTCTGGAGGGCAAAGATGAGACAATGCATGCTTTTTttggtgcacatgctgtaaacaaacaacttacatttattttatttgcactACTATTTCTGCTTCGTGGTTAGATagaaaaatatttgaatatcaGGGTGCCAAACTGTAAAATAGAGTCCAATATAGAGGTGGCATGTTCATCTGCGCCCCCTAGAGGCCGTGCAGCTCACCAACACAATTAGACAGGATGATGACCTGTAAGATTAAAACCGACTGTTTCATGCAGTTATCCTCAGAAGTAAAGATTATTTCTAGCAGGATTAAAAGATTGTTGCACCAAACTATTTAAAAATCCACCCTGCTTCGATTGTGACCTTATTTGTTTGTCGTGACAGAAAATAGAACAAAATGTCCATTTGgggtgtcagcatgtgtgtgagtcagcCTGGATGTCATGACTTGGATACTAACCTCAGCACTTGCATCTGCCTCGGTGGTAGACTGCGGGatagacagggagagagaaattAATAAACCAAGAACAACAACCATTCATGAGTGAGCTAAAGTGGGTGTGTGATGCAAGGGGGGATGGgcacctctccctccccctaAGTCACAAAGAAATTATGCAATCTGTACGTGGGGAGGGGTcggctgcatttttttttaaacacacacttgaTCTGTTTTCGTTTATTTCCACAAAGTGCATcatgcagacacagacatgtttttgGGTAAGCATGGCGCTGCAGGCGCTTCAGGGAAGTCTGCTCGCTCCACCTCCACATGCGCTCCACACTGTTAATCTGTTCATGCTCCCAGCCTCATTATAACCACAACATTATCCGAGGAAACTTTTCCGACATTATTACAAGCGTCGGTCGACATTTTAATGGCCAGATGTGTCGCTGTCTTTTCGAAGACATATCAGCTGCCATGATGACACTGAAGAAAAGGCAGCACACCTCAAGGGTGACGCGCAGCAGCTTTACAGTGCGTACAGTCAGAGGTCAAAATCTAAACAGCGCTGGCTACAGAGATAATGTTACAACTCGAATTATATTTCAAATAACTACTTAAATACCAACGTGTACATCTTCAGCCTACAAACAAACATCCAGGGCCAATCACCAAAGACATTTTCTTGTAATGGCAACCTGCACATCGACGGTGGTTACACCCCTTTGTTACATCTCAGCGCGCAGAGAGAAGGTTAATTACGATTAAACACAGCCAAATAAACGAGTCGGCAACTTCCGTCGCATAACACGGGATCGTGCAATACGCTAACTTGTTCAATGGAAACCAGGTTCTGTGTACTAAGTAAAAAGGCGCCACTTCCctgtgtcaacacacacacacacacacacacacgacagacCTGAGCGCACAGCGAAGGTGGACTCCATGCACGCACATGGACACACTGTAGCATTTATATCACAGCTCATACGATGCAGAATAATAAGACACAGTTATCGAAACACCACATTGTGTGCGTCTTACTACTACCGCCAAAACGATGCTCATATCCCACATACTGTACACGTTTTAACTTACTTTTTTCCTTCCCATTGTTGCCTAGGTTGCACTgcacagaggaaaaacaacaacacagccttTCTAGAGCTCGGAAACTAAATTAAATGTAGGTCAGTCCTACACCTCAGTCTACACCTCCAAAGCACTCTGGAACTTAACATAAACGTCCAACCAACACCAGAACTAGCTCAAACCGGATTGGATCCCCCTATCGGTACATTTTATCCCTTATCCTACCAACCCACCAGGAAGCGTAAACCCCCGCCCCTTGCTTCCAGTGATTGGCTTTGAGGGCGAGGCAGCGTATTTTTGAACCATTACAACTTACCTGTGTGGGCAGGACGGCGTGCCAATCAATCAGTCCTGCCAACTCTCACTTTTTAATGACGGAATGTCACACTATGGTGTGTGCACGACTTGCATAACAATCCATAAAcatcatataataataataattaataattgttAGCGTTCAGACACCATGCCTTCCTATTCATGAGATGATTAGACATATACTcgtacatacacaca
Protein-coding sequences here:
- the LOC114444798 gene encoding non-histone chromosomal protein HMG-14-like, whose amino-acid sequence is MGRKKSTTEADASAEPRRKSLRLSEKETTQPKPEPEPEKAKATPKNKKVKEAAKAKEEEKKEEPQAEKEEVPAENGEAKPEEAPAADEPEKEEDKTTEEDKEAE